One window of the Podospora pseudopauciseta strain CBS 411.78 chromosome 4, whole genome shotgun sequence genome contains the following:
- the fim1 gene encoding fimbrin (COG:Z; BUSCO:EOG0926140Q; EggNog:ENOG503NW26) translates to MNVLKIQRKFPQFQQPEIFSLADAFRKLDVDDKGYIDEATAIKATQTSERKPYDVVRQALKEVELDSSRRVELEDYVGLIAKLRDAPSNSQRLSAAAAASPAAVISQRTGGGHSSKGSISGTQGKIFVQGSNSNITHTINEDERTEFTRHINAVLAGDPDIGNRLPFPTDTFEMFDECKDGLVLAKLINDSVPDTIDERVLNRPKGAKKLNAFQMTENNNIVIESAKGIGCSVVNIGAGDIAEVREHLILGLIWQVIRRGLLGKIDIKLHPELYRLLDEDETLEQFLRLPPEQILLRWFNYHLKAANWPNRVTNFSSDVKNGENYTVLLAQIGSEYGCTRAPLQTRDLHQRAEEVLQNADLLGCRKFLSPSSLVAGNPKLNLAFVANLFNTHPCLDPITEAEKLEVEDFDAEGEREARVFTLWLNSLDVQPAVQSFFDDLRDGTILLQAYDKVINGSVNWRHVNKLPAHGGEMSRFKAVENTNYAIELGKQNGFSLVGIQGADITDGQRTLTLGLVWQLMRKDITVTLKGLAQRLGKLEITDSEMVQWANDMVRKGGRTGTIRSFKDSVIGSGVFLLDVLNGMKSSYVDYDLVTPGRNDEEAYLNAKLSISIARKMGATIWLVPEDICQVRSRLVTTFIGSLMATHEKMQ, encoded by the exons ATGAACGTCCTCAAGATCCAGAG GAAATTCCCTCAATTCCAACAGCCCGAGATCTTCTCGTTAGCCGACGCCTTCCGTAAGCTCGACGTTGACGACAAGGGTTACATTGATGAGGCTACCGCCATCAAGGCCACTCAGACCAGCGAGCGCAAGCCATACGATGTCGTCCGTCAAGCGCTAAAGGAGGTTGAGCTCGACTCCTCAAGAAGAGTCGAACTGGAGGATTATGTTGGT CTTATTGCCAAGCTCCGTGATGCTCCCTCCAACTCGCAAAGGCTttccgccgctgccgccgcctcgCCAGCTGCTGTGATTTCCCAGAgaacaggaggaggccaCTCTTCCAAGGGCAGCATCAGCGGAACTCAGGGCAAGATCTTTGTGCAAGGTTCGAACTCTAACATTACCCACACCATCAACGAGGATGAACGCACCGAGTTTACGCGCCACATCAATGCCGTCCTCGCCGGCGATCCCGACATTGGCAAccgcctccccttcccaaccgACACGTTCGAGATGTTCGACGAGTGCAAGGACGGTTTGGTGCTCGCCAAGCTCATCAACGACAGCGTTCCAGACACGATCGATGAGCGTGTCCTGAACCGGCCCAAGGGagccaagaagctcaacGCCTTCCAGATGACggaaaacaacaacatcgTCATTGAGTCAGCAAAGGGCATAGGCTGCTCAGTTGTCAACATTGGTGCCGGGGATATCGCTGAGGTCAGGGAGCATCTCATTCTGGGACTGATTTGGCAGGTTATTCGCCGGGGTCTGTTGGGCAAGATTGACATCAAGCTCCACCCCGAATTGTACCGTCTGcttgacgaggacgagacTCTGGAGCAGTTCCTCAGACTGCCCCCTGAGCAGATCCTCCTCCGGTGGTTCAACTACCACCTCAAGGCTGCTAACTGGCCCAACAGGGTTACCAATTTCTCGTCGGATGTCAAGAATGGCGAGAACTACACGGTGTTGCTGGCCCAGATTGGCTCTGAGTATGGTTGCACTCGGGCCCCTCTTCAAACTCGGGATTTGCACCAGCGCGCTGAGGAAGTTCTCCAAAACGCTGACCTTCTTGGATGCCGCAAGTTCTTGAGCCCTTCTTCGCTTGTTGCCGGTAACCCCAAGCTCAATCTTGCCTTCGTTGCCAACCTgttcaacacccacccctgCCTTGACCCAATCACTGAGGCGGAGAAGCTCGAGGTGGAGGACTTTGATGCTGAAGGCGAGCGCGAGGCCCGTGTTTTCACCCTCTGGCTCAACAGTTTGGATGTGCAGCCCGCTGTCCAGTCCTTCTTTGACGACCTCCGCGACGGCACCATCCTTCTCCAGGCCTACGACAAGGTTATCAATGGCTCGGTCAACTGGCGGCACGTCAACAAGCTCCCCGCGCACGGCGGTGAGATGTCGAGATTCAAGGCTGTGGAAAACACCAACTACGCCATTGAGCTCGGCAAGCAAAACGGCTTCTCGCTTGTTGGCATCCAGGGTGCGGATATCACTGACGGGCAGCGCACTCTAACGCTTGGTCTGGTCTGGCAGCTCATGCGCAAGGATATCACTGTTACCCTGAAGGGCCTGGCGCAGCGGTTGGGCAAGCTCGAGATCACCGATTCAGAGATGGTCCAGTGGGCCAACGACATGGTGCGCAAGGGCGGTCGCACAGGGACCATCCGATCGTTCAAGGACTCTGTCATTGGGTCGGGTGTGTTCTTGCTGGATGTGCTGAATGGTATGAAGAGCAGCTATGTCGACTACGATCTTGTCACGCCTGGGCGGAACGACGAGGAGGCGTATCTCAATGCCAAGCTCAGTATCAGTATTGCGAGAAAGATGGGGGCGACGATTTGGCTGGTGCCCGAGGATATTTGCCAGGTTCGCAGCCGTTTGGTGACGACGTTTATTG GTTCTCTGATGGCAACTCACGAAAAGATGCAGTAG
- the TYS1 gene encoding Tyrosine--tRNA ligase cytoplasmic (EggNog:ENOG503NUQ1; COG:J): MRDRPRLSSFAPPKLESTVVLDLWNTLSLRHLFNPLTFLVLSAHTRGQGRDERRNRKLVVTMAADNSNAEQRFALIKENLAEFLNEEIIKKVVDEGGHPKIYWGTATTGRPHCGYLVPAIKMAQFLAAGCELTVLLADIHGFLDNLKAPLELVMHRAEFYRYTISTLLGAVGVSTEKLKIVLGSSYQKSAEYVMDVYKMASIISEHDAKKAGAEIVKQTDNAPLSGLLYPILQVLDEQYLDVDAQFGGVDQRKLFIAAKEWLPKLGYKERAHLMNPMVPGLHGGKMSSSDPDSKIDLLDSPETVAKKIKKAHAAPQVTEDNGLLAFIEYVLLPASGLRGKKEFKVERERDGLETLVYEDIEKIREDYKNDILTPQLIKPAITRDLNALLAPIQEAFKNNKEWQEIAEKAYPPPPKKEKKVKNKGTRYPGGGKPEEKALPVRTNGDAPAEATEAAPSAQ; encoded by the exons ATGCGCGACCGGCCGAGACTGTCTTCTTTTGCCCCACCAAAACTTGAGTCAACGGTGGTTCTCGATCTCTGGAACACGCTTTCCCTTCGACACCTTTTCAACCCATTGACTTTTCTTGTCCTTTCTGCGCATACTCGAGGACAGGGACGGGACGAAAGAAGGAACAGAAAACTAGTAGTGACAATGGCGgccgacaacagcaacgcgGAACAGAGGTTCGCTCTCATCAAGGAGAACCTGGCCGAGTTCCTCAATGAGgagatcatcaagaaggttgttgatgaagggggCCATCCCAAGATTTACTGGG GCACGGCAACCACGGGCCGCCCTCACTGCGGCTACCTCGTCCCCGCCATCAAGATGGCCCAGTTCCTCGCCGCCGGCTGCGAGCTGACGGTCCTCCTCGCCGACATCCACGGcttcctcgacaacctcaaggcCCCCCTCGAGCTGGTAATGCACCGCGCCGAGTTTTACCGCtacaccatctccaccctcctcggcgccgtCGGCGTCTCGaccgagaagctcaagattGTGCTCGGGTCGTCGTACCAAAAGTCGGCCGAGTACGTCATGGATGTGTACAAGATGGCCTCGATCATTTCGGAGCATGACGCGAAAAAGGCGGGCGCGGAGATTGTCAAGCAGACGGATAACGCGCCGCTGAGTGGGCTGCTGTACCCGATTTTGCAGGTGCTGGATGAGCAGTATCTTGATGTGGATGCGCAGTTTGGTGGGGTCGATCAGAGAAAGTTGTTTATTGCTGCGAAGGAGTGGTTGCCCAAGTTGGGTTACAAGGAGAGGGCGCATTTGATGAACCCGATGGTGCCTGGTTTGCATGGGGGGAAGATGAGCTCGAGTGATCCGGATAGCAAGATTGACTTGTTGGACTCGCCAGAGACGGTGGCtaagaagatcaagaaggcgcATGCGGCGCCGCAGGTGACGGAGGATAATGGGTTGTTGGCTTTTATTGAGTATGTGCTGCTGCCGGCAAGcgggttgagggggaagaaggagttcaaggtggagagggagagggatgggTTGGAGACGTTGGTTTATGAGGATATTGAGAAGATTAGGGAGGATTACAAGAATGATATC TTGACGCCACAATTGATCAAGCCTGCGATCACAAGAGACTTGAACGCTCTTTTGGCACCTATCCAGGAGGCGTTCAAGAACAACAAGGAGTGGCAGGAGATTGCCGAGAAGGcctaccctcctccacctaagaaggagaagaaggtcaagaaCAAGGGGACACGCTACCCCGGCGGTGGCAAGCCTGAGGAGAAGGCGTTGCCAGTGAGGACAAACGGTGATGCGCCTGCGGAAGCTACGGAGGCTGCTCCATCTGCTCAATAG
- the ARE2_2 gene encoding Sterol O-acyltransferase 2 (Sterol-ester synthase 2) (EggNog:ENOG503NXII; COG:I) produces MAVLANGEDNGAMDSTVAFNGFHYGRNSGSEAARPGISSIESSTTTSEEEFGTDLSLSRQKTVAAQSCRGDYQPSTPPSSFSQPTPSTPPLTPKSTTPVVKSEQNKRKHHHLHHHKQFTTPIFTPSLTTFDRHNPLATSSPFFGFYTLFWMSVFLFVVKIGADNWREYGNVLGTHEILSTMFAPGKEVVVLGLADGVMCGLTGVGLVIQRGLVLRGGVNWDGSGWVVQHVWQTGFMAGVVGFTLWRGWPWTHTVFFVMHGVVMVMKMHSFGFYNGYLSGLWKRREGLKGRVERLEKGVITEGVASSVEKADNTATTTTLRRHGEGEETDMLKEVNMLKSEIEALTEELKGKATDPSRAYPNNLTVWNHYEYIVFPTVVYELEYPRSNKINVYYALEKLVACFGIIFVMIMISQAFIYPVVMQTVEMKAQNMPLAKRFKQFPWMLLDLIFPFMMEYLLVWYLIWETILNFLAEITYFADRSFYDAWWNCVSWDQFARDWNRPVHNFLLRHVYHSSISAFKVNRHTATLITFGLSACVHELVMWCIFKKLRGYLLVLQMCQLPLVRLSRTRWLKNRATLGNMIFWLGIFTGPSVLCSLYLIL; encoded by the exons ATGGCAGTGCTAGCCAACGGTGAGGATAACGGTGCGATGGATTCGACGGTGGCATTCAACGGCTTTCATTATGGCCGTAACTCGGGGTCGGAGGCGGCTCGGCCGGGGATATCGTCGATTGAGAGCTCGACTACTACgagtgaggaggagtttgggacGGATTTATCGCTTTCGAGGCAGAAGACAGTTGCTGCGCAGTCTTGTCGCGGTGACTACCAGCCGTCGACACCACCATCGTCGTTTTCtcaaccaacaccatcgaCGCCACCCCTCACACCTAAGTCTACTACCCCTGTTGTCAAATCAGAGCAAAATAAGAGGaaacaccatcaccttcaccaccacaaacaaTTCACCACCCCGATCTTCACTCCCTCGTTGACAACATTTGACCGGCACAATCCCCTCGCCACCTCGTCCCCGTTCTTCGGATTTTACACCCTGTTTTGGATGTCTGTTTTTTTGTTCGTGGTCAAGATTGGGGCGGATAACTGGAGGGAATATGGCAATGTGCTTGGGACGCATGAGATTCTGTCGACGATGTTTGCTCCTGGGAAGGAGGTAGTGGTGTTGGGTCTGGCGGACGGGGTGATGTGTGGGTTGactggggttgggttggttaTACAacgggggttggtgttgagggggggggtgaatTGGGATGGGTCCGGGTGGGTGGTTCAGCATGTTTGGCAGACGGGGTTTatggctggggtggtgggttttactctttggagggggtggccGTGGACGCATACGGTTTTTTTTGTTATGCAtggggttgtgatggtgatgaagatgcaTAGTTTTGGGTTTTATAATGGGTATTTGTCTGggttgtggaagaggagggaggggttgaaggggagggtggagaggttggaaaagggggtgatAACTGAGGGAGTTGCCAGCTCTGTTGAGAAGGCGGATAAcaccgcaacaacaacaactctaAGACGGcatggggaaggggaagaaacTGATATGCTCAAGGAAGTCAACATGCTCAAAAGTGAAATCGAGGCTCTTACTGAGGAGCTCAAGGGCAAGGCAACAGATCCGTCGAGGGCATACCCAAATAACCTCACCGTCTGGAACCACTACGAGTACATTGTCTTCCCGACGGTGGTCTACGAACTCGAATACCCCCGCTCCAACAAAATCAACGTCTACTACGCCCTCGAGAAACTGGTCGCCTGCTTCGGCATCATCTTTGTCATGATCATGATCTCCCAGGCCTTTATCTACCCGGTCGTGATGCAGACTGTGGAGATGAAGGCGCAGAACATGCCCCTGGCCAAACGGTTCAAGCAGTTTCCCTGGATGCTGCTGGACCTGATCTTCCCGTTCATGATGGAGTACCTGCTGGTGTGGTATCTGATCTGGGAGACCATCTTGAACTTTTTGGCCGAGATCACGTACTTTGCCGACAGGAGCTTCTATGATGCGTGGTGGAACTGTGTGAGCTGGGATCAGTTTGCTAGGGACTGGAACAGGCCGGTGCATAATTTCTTGCTAAGGCATGTTTATCATAGCTCCATCTCGGCGTTCAAGGTCAACAGGCATACGGCGACGCTGATTACGTTTGGGCTGTCAGCTTGTGTGCATGAGCTGGTGATGTGGTGTATTTTTAAGAAGTTGAGGGGGTActtgttggtgttgcagATGTGCCAGTTGCCG ttggtgaggttgagtaGGACCAGATGGCTCAAGAATAGAGCAACGCTTGGGAATATGATATTCTGGCTGGGGATATTCACTGGGCCGAGTGTGCTGTGTAGTCTGTATCTAATTCTGTAA
- a CDS encoding hypothetical protein (COG:A; EggNog:ENOG503P5UX) — translation MSRNGTTLYVTGFSHGTRARDLAYEFERYGRLVRCDIPAPRSASSRLFAFVEYEDRRDADDAYHDMHNKRIGRDDILKIEWARTPPSASWRFDRNERDGRPRRSSPRRRSPSPRRSTRDYSPRKDDRRERDRDRDYDRDRRDTRDRSRSPDRERDRDVKEDRDREDRDRRENGTNGDDRKALDSPERAAHDDLDIAE, via the exons ATGTCTCGCAACGGCACTACCCTCTACGTGACCGGTTTCAGCCACGGAACTCGCGCGCGCGACCTCGCGTACGAATTCGAGCG ATATGGCCGTCTTGTCCGTTGTGACATTCCGGCTCCTCGCTCTGCCTCCAGCAGACT CTTCGCTTTCGTCGAGTACGAGGACCGCCGTGACGCGGACGACGCGTATCATGATATGCACAACAAGCGCATTGGCCGTGATGACATCTTGAAGATTGAG TGGGCTCGCACTCCCCCCTCTGCTTCGTGGAGATTCGACCGCAACGAGCGTGATGGCCGCCCTCGCCGTTCTTctccccgccgccgctcCCCCAGTCCTAGACGCAGCACCCGTGACTACTCCCCCAGAAAGGATGACCGTCGGGAGCGTGATCGCGATAGGGACTACGACCGCGACCGTCGTGACACCCGTGATCGTTCTCGCAGCCCTGATCG TGAGCGGGATCGTGATGTCAAGGAAGACCGCGACCGTGAAGACCGTGACCGCCGCGAGAATGGCACTAACGGTGATGACAGAAAAG CCCTGGACAGCCCTGAACGTGCCGCCCACGACGATCTCGATATTGCCGAATAA
- a CDS encoding hypothetical protein (EggNog:ENOG503NU65; COG:C) — protein sequence MSAQQSHTPQNARAETQTETNTPTRSTTVATMAPPPPDQLGPTTYVRSFISQPVTAAFMAGGVAGAVSRTVVSPLERLKILFQVQSAGRDAYKLSVGKALIKMWKEEGWRGFMRGNGTNCIRIVPYSAVQFGSYNFYKRRFFERHPDDSLTPLSRLTCGGIAGITSVTVTYPLDIVRTRLSIQSASFAELGERPKKLPGMWQTMAVMYKTEGGFPALYRGIVPTVAGVAPYVGLNFMVYEYVRQYLTLEGEQNPSHVRKLAAGAISGAVAQTCTYPL from the exons ATGTCGGCGCAACAGTCTCACACACCCCAAAACGCGAGAGCAGAAACACAAACCGAgaccaacacccccaccaGGTCAACAACTGTTGCTACGATggcgccaccaccaccagatcAGCTCGGCCCGACGACCTACGTTCGTTCGTTCATCTCACAACCAGTAACGGCTGCTTTCATGGCTGGCGGAGTGGCGGGTGCTGTGTCGAGAACGGTGGTGTCACCTCTCGAGCGCCTCAAGATTCTGTTCCAGGTCCAGAGCGCGGGGAGGGACGCATACAAGCTCAGTGTGGGCAAAGCGTTGATAAAgatgtggaaggaggagggctgGCGCGGGTTTATGAGAGGCAATGGCACGAACTGCATCCGCATCGTGCCCTACTCGGCCGTCCAGTTTGGGAGCTATAATTTCTATAAGAGG AGGTTCTTCGAGAGACATCCCGACGACAGCCTGACGCCCCTGTCCCGCCTGACGTGCGGTGGCATTGCTGGTATTACCTCTGTTACTGTTACCTACCCGCTCGACATCGTGCGAACAAGACTCTCGATTCAGTCCGCGTCCTTTGCCGAGCTGGGGGAAAGACCAAAAAAGCTTCCGGGCATGTGGCAGACCATGGCGGTTATGTACAAGACTGAGGGTGGATTTCCTGCCTTGTACAGGGGTATCGTTCCGACGGTGGCTGGTGTTGCGCCATAC GTCGGTCTGAACTTCATGGTCTATGAATATGTCCGGCAATACTTGACACTGGAAGGCGAGCAGAACCCCAGCCATGTTAGGAAACTGGCCGCTGGTGCGATCTCTGGCGCCGTTGCGCAGACATGCACATACCCATTGTAA
- the RPL18A gene encoding 60S ribosomal protein L18A (EggNog:ENOG503NXGM; COG:J), with protein MGIDLRKHHERSTHRKAPKSDNVYLKLLVKLYRFLARRTDAPFNKVVLRRLFMSRINRPPVSLSRIAANLKNGNDKKTIVVVGTVTDDNRLLTVPKTTIAALRFTATARARITAAGGQAITLDQLALEKPTGANTLLLRGPKNSREAFKHFGFGPHKHKKPYVASKGRKFERARGRRRSRGFKV; from the exons ATGG GTATCGATCTCCGCAAGCACCACGAGCGGTCCACGCACCGCAAGGCCCCCAAGAGCGACAATGTCTACCTCAAGCTCTTGGTGAAGCTCTACCGCTTCTTGGCTC GCCGCACTGATGCCCCCTTCAACAAGGTCGTCCTCCGCCGCCTGTTCATGTCCCGCATCAACCGCCCCCCCGTCTCCCTCTCGCGCATTGCGGCCAACCTTAAGAACGGCAACGACAAGAAGACtatcgttgttgttggtaCCGTCACTGACGACAACCGTCTCTTGACCGTCCCCAAGACCACCATTGCCGCTCTCCGcttcaccgccaccgcccgTGCCCGCATCACTGCTGCCGGCGGCCAGGCCATTACCCTTGACCAGCTGGCTCTGGAGAAGCCCACCGGtgccaacaccctcctcctccgcggCCCCAAGAACTCCCGTGAGGCCTTCAAGCACTTCGGCTTCGGTCCCCACAAGCACAAG AAGCCCTACGTCGCTTCCAAGGGCCGCAAGTTCGAGCGTGCCCGTGGTCGCAGAAGATCTCGTGGCTTCAAGGTCTAA
- a CDS encoding hypothetical protein (EggNog:ENOG503NY99): MDLTTFGRPEVLLYHSLSVITERLCTWEWDLVGLTEKHTTNYWGDQARLNDQEVARYRQLSKDTLSWIGWDLWAKCDRQCKFDEICAIPTRPVVCAPGLPQGGIYSAHPPKLSEDEMLDFWSPKCIN, translated from the exons ATGGACTTAACAACCTTCGGCCGGCCAGAGGTCCTTCTATATCACTCCCTCAGCGTCATCACGGAAAGGCTTTGCACATGGGAATGGGACCTCGTTGGTTTGACTGAGAAACATACAACAAACTACTGGGGTGATCAGGCTCGGCTCAACGATCAGGAAGTAGCACGATACAGACAGCTCAGCAAAGACACTCTGTCATGGATTGGGTGGGATCTGTGGGCAAAGTGTGACAGACAGTGCAAGTTTGAT GAGATCTGTGCAATCCCGACCCGGCCGGTTGTCTGTGCTCCGGGTTTGCCACAGGGCGGAATTTACTCTGCCCATCCGCCAAAGCTTTCAGAAGACGAGATGCTCGACTTCTGGAGCCCAAAATGTATCAATTGA
- a CDS encoding hypothetical protein (EggNog:ENOG503P9CS), protein MPYQKASENGWRQSRFYEPDRDVPDKPWLMLAVARLGPDQQAPHYPLAAFTADCTSGTFLTSCAKALRYFSDPLNYLGTRAELSLAYDFYNQPGPPWPNEGPSRAGHPEFPFIATCLAIAVTREQTATNQNIGHWPLASVYHHFERALHRHMLVIDVSDPAKVRYGIYLHSSRLNRQVLWPDGSPSSRPLSVVDFITACAFVNERLYGGSVDEFTDEFKKASAITSRWKVMDVPTLHFGWPFKSSQKPLPPPSLRDQVFRTLVRGAAEMEDVDISVFEHVRAIPNFQNELRRYLIKHSANLGDHQPIAQLIALTVEGQEQLDLTPFNNLSANSISIVLGNRLSDTPIRAISLCTDTLKSSPSEVLEVLARFPTIQNLYFAKHPRQGDQLRSTELFVEMLKMPSSMTKKHILVADFLSTPLRSARHYGPIPIPSYQIPVDIFPVQHMFVRHQTYGLGRERFWPNYFPMGNLMLQPERFAAGFIQYILRSVQPGSTGVEASEKLFDFCSAPPALNGMNNDYQISQIPLESSAVPLRPGTSRRGEHVGDCWPLVRTLEPNSWIVLVSLHHNRITRDLESWTTRAHHATNWARYAFARMKPRVEVARPPVQLPALDKIEVVGLREFLRITSPETDLGLVDVRLKELEEKAAIPRQQPLPSGVKRLSVMEREEAVGILRDFLNNVEMVKKNLWAFMKENDGELSSTWALAKEYGIVCG, encoded by the exons ATGCCGTACCAAAAAGCCTCTGAGAACGGCTGGCGCCAGTCCAGATTTTATGAGCCTGATCGAGATGTTCCAGATAAACCCTGGCTTATGCTTGCTGTGGCCAGACTTGGCCCAGACCAACAAGCACCACATTACCCTCTGGCTGCCTTCACTGCTGACTGCACCTCAGGCACCTTCTTGACAAGCTGTGCCAAAGCTCTCCGCTATTTTTCAGATCCTTTGAATTATCTTGGAACTCGGGCAGAGCTTTCTCTTGCCTACGACTTCTACAACCAGCCTGGACCGCCATGGCCGAACGAAGGACCGTCACGGGCTGGTCACCCAGAGTTCCCCTTCATTGCGACTTGTCTTGCTATCGCTGTCACCCGTGAACAAACGgccaccaaccaaaacatTGGGCATTGGCCTCTGGCAAGCGTCTACCACCACTTTGAGCGCGCCCTCCATCGTCACATGCTTGTGATCGATGTGTCGGACCCGGCCAAGGTTCGATACGGCATTTATCTTCATTCGTCCCGCCTAAACCGTCAAGTTCTCTGGCCAGATGGCTCTCCCTCGTCAAGACCGCTATCAGTTGTCGATTTTATCACTGCGTGCGCTTTCGTGAACGAACGTTTGTATGGAGGCTCCGTTGATGAGTTTACCGATGAGTTTAAAAAGGCATCAGCAATCACCTCTCGATGGAAAGTAATGGATGTGCCAACGTTGCATT TTGGGTGGCCTTTTAAGTCGTCCCAGAAACCCCTTCCGCCACCATCTCTCCGTGACCAAGTATTCAGAACATTGGTTCGTGGTGCtgccgagatggaggatgtggatATCTCTGTTTTTGAACACGTTCGGGCTATCCCCAACTTTCAGAATGAACTACGACGCTACTTGATCAAACATTCTGCGAATTTGGGCGACCATCAACCCATCGCGCAACTCATTGCCCTGACAGTAGAAGGACAGGAGCAACTCGACCTAACACCTTTCAACAATCTCTCGGCCAACTCTATTTCAATTGTACTGGGTAATCGGTTGTCAGACACCCCCATTAGAGCCATCAGTCTTTGTACCGATACACTCAAAAGCAGCCCATCGGAAGTTCTTGAGGTCCTGGCACGCTTTCCAACCATACAGAATCTGTATTTTGCTAAACACCCACGCCAAGGAGACCAACTGCGCAGCACCGAGCTTTTCGTCGAGATGCTTAAAATGCCGTCTTCTATGACCAAAAAGCATATCCTAGTCGCAGACTTTCTGTCAACACCATTGCGATCGGCACGACACTACGGACCCATTCCCATACCTAGCTACCAGATTCCTGTCGACATATTCCCAGTCCAGCACATGTTTGTCAGACACCAGACGTACGGACTAGGCCGGGAACGCTTTTGGCCAAACTACTTCCCCATGGGCAACTTGATGCTTCAACCAGAGCGGTTCGCAGCCGGCTTCATCCAGTACATTCTGAGATCAGTACAACCCGGTTCCACCGGGGTCGAGGCCTCTGAAAAGCTTTTTGATTTCTGCTCCGCACCCCCAGCACTGAACGGCATGAACAATGACTACCAAATCAGCCAAATCCCGCTGGAGAGCTCCGCAGTGCCGCTCCGTCCCGGAACTAGCCGGAGAGGCGAACACGTCGGTGACTGCTGGCCACTTGTGCGCACCCTCGAGCCCAACAGCTGGATTGTTTTGGTCTCGCTACACCACAACCGCATCACGAGAGATCTGGAGAGCTGGACGACGCGTGCTCACCACGCTACCAACTGGGCGAGGTATGCGTTTGCCCGGATGAAACCGCGCGTCGAGGTGGCCCGACCGCCGGTGCAGCTGCCTGCTCTTGACAAAATCGAGGTGGTCGGCTTGAGGGAATTTCTGCGCATCACATCTCCAGAAACCGACCTAGGTCTTGTGGATGTGAGACTGAAGGAGTTAGAGGAGAAGGCGGCTATTCCACGACAGCAGCCTTTGCCGAGTGGAGTGAAGAGGCTGTCTGTTATGGAGCgtgaggaggcggtgggtATCTTGAGGGACTTTTTGAATAACGTCgagatggtgaagaagaatcTCTGGGCTTTTATGAAGGAGAATGATGGTGAGTTGTCCTCCACCTGGGCTTTGGCAAAGGAATATGGGATTGTGTGTGGTTGA